A stretch of Acidaminococcales bacterium DNA encodes these proteins:
- a CDS encoding 1-acyl-sn-glycerol-3-phosphate acyltransferase, with amino-acid sequence MFYSILRFFLNIIYIVFFRLTVVGAENIPEKGAAIIAGNHVSLLDPPTLGVACRKRQVCFMAKSELFANPLFALIIKKLGAFPVKRGMSDRAAVKTALTILGEGRVLGMFPEGTRGRGGVLGQAGPGVAALAGRAGSPVIPAALSGTEKIGLKTPFPKLKVIFGRPLFFPDKAADKPVLQERADQIMREIQLLLAKQKTPD; translated from the coding sequence GTGTTTTATAGCATACTGCGGTTTTTTCTGAACATAATATACATTGTATTTTTCCGTCTGACAGTAGTCGGAGCGGAGAACATACCGGAAAAAGGCGCGGCGATCATCGCCGGCAACCATGTCAGCCTGCTTGACCCGCCGACGCTCGGGGTGGCCTGCCGCAAGCGTCAGGTATGTTTCATGGCTAAAAGCGAACTTTTCGCCAATCCCTTGTTTGCGCTCATCATAAAGAAATTAGGGGCTTTCCCGGTGAAAAGGGGCATGTCCGACCGAGCGGCGGTAAAAACCGCCCTGACAATATTGGGCGAAGGGCGCGTTTTGGGAATGTTTCCCGAAGGCACGCGCGGCCGGGGCGGAGTTTTAGGACAAGCAGGGCCCGGAGTCGCCGCCCTTGCCGGGCGCGCGGGGTCGCCCGTCATACCGGCGGCGCTGTCAGGGACGGAAAAAATCGGTTTAAAGACGCCGTTTCCCAAGTTGAAAGTGATTTTCGGGCGTCCGCTCTTTTTCCCGGACAAGGCCGCCGACAAGCCTGTTTTGCAGGAACGGGCGGATCAAATAATGCGGGAAATACAGCTTTTGCTGGCAAAGCAAAAAACCCCCGATTAA